From Stenotrophomonas nitritireducens, the proteins below share one genomic window:
- a CDS encoding type VI secretion system Vgr family protein — translation MDIRHSALLASLASLSHHNRLIQLQGPHDGLVVERFEGQESICGTSRLQIDCLSTDAFLDVDPWLEQPLTLQLRMASGAQRQWHGLCTEVAQLGSDGGLARYQLVLEPWTALLRLRRNAVIFQDMDVRGICERIFADYPQASYRFDVEAALPQRPIITQYRETDWEFVTRLLAEVGLVWRIEQAQDGEGSHTLVVFGPQAQLPDIGAVRFHRIAATEATDGIAAFGERQQLVANSSAVASWHGEQIKAASAQASAAAGELPALEVYVQPRAGRFAESRWAQDEAQARLDALRVPQLLYSGSGSERRLAAGNRFTLVQHPQHEAQQFQVLVVQHAAVNNLDSGIAELLGHSELERGSYRNQFLATDAAVPVRALPQDRPSLHGPQTARVVGVADAALSPNREHQVRIQFNWQRGRVPNPGGITDTGSSQPGHAPGDHSSGSWVPVVEWVAGPNWGTAFLPRIGSEVLVEFLHGDIDQPRITGQLYNGEVAPPFGGGIDAQAQHPGVLSGLHTQAHDGSGTQQWVMDDTPGQLRTRLHSSLADSRLELGYLIQHQNKARGALRGEGFELATQGWGNVHAGEGMLLSASAQQGAASTVMDNAEVVAQLKGAERSLEQMQQTLQQQQVPGLTAWQSTGLLRELADPRAEGRFEAEVNGQSQFKPSDGRKPGDEPVERFAKPILLAEAPNHIAWTTPASAIAYAGQNLQITVQQDLHVSSGQTLATVSGGEVSLFAQYGPVRLIAANGPASLQAHNGELEVLSEQALTITATDNRIEVIAKNKVALQAGSSAITLEGGDITFSCPGEFKVRAGDHPFLGGSDSPVAMPALPMQILARGPFEIRIALKNEAGKTIAKQAIRILRADGTYEDAVTGADGVTSIVARSDKPENLKIVLADNEIWEVDDPDVTSMAGHEECCTRATLQIEGAQE, via the coding sequence ATGGATATCCGACACTCGGCATTGCTCGCCTCATTGGCGTCCCTGTCGCACCACAATCGTCTGATCCAGCTACAGGGGCCGCATGACGGTCTGGTGGTGGAACGCTTCGAAGGGCAGGAAAGCATCTGCGGCACGTCCCGTCTGCAAATCGATTGCCTGTCCACCGATGCCTTTCTGGATGTCGATCCTTGGCTGGAACAGCCACTGACGCTGCAGTTGCGGATGGCAAGCGGTGCACAGCGACAATGGCACGGCCTGTGCACTGAAGTGGCGCAGTTGGGCAGTGACGGCGGCTTGGCGCGGTACCAGTTGGTGCTTGAACCCTGGACTGCCTTGCTACGCCTGCGCCGCAACGCGGTGATCTTCCAGGACATGGATGTACGCGGCATCTGCGAGCGGATCTTCGCCGACTACCCGCAAGCGTCCTATCGTTTCGACGTGGAAGCCGCGCTACCGCAGCGGCCCATCATTACCCAATACCGCGAGACCGACTGGGAGTTCGTTACCCGCCTGTTGGCAGAGGTTGGCTTGGTCTGGCGTATTGAGCAGGCGCAGGACGGCGAGGGTAGTCACACATTGGTGGTGTTTGGGCCACAGGCGCAGCTTCCGGACATAGGTGCGGTGCGTTTCCATCGCATTGCAGCCACCGAGGCCACCGATGGCATTGCCGCGTTCGGCGAACGCCAGCAATTGGTCGCGAACAGCAGCGCGGTGGCCAGTTGGCATGGCGAACAGATCAAAGCCGCTTCCGCGCAGGCAAGCGCGGCGGCCGGGGAGCTGCCTGCACTAGAGGTTTACGTACAGCCGCGTGCTGGCCGCTTTGCCGAATCCCGTTGGGCGCAGGATGAAGCACAAGCGCGCCTGGATGCACTGCGCGTGCCACAGCTGCTGTACAGCGGTAGCGGCAGCGAGCGTCGCCTGGCGGCGGGCAATCGCTTCACCCTGGTCCAGCACCCGCAACACGAGGCGCAGCAATTCCAGGTGCTGGTGGTGCAGCACGCCGCAGTCAACAATCTGGACAGCGGCATCGCCGAACTGCTCGGGCATAGCGAACTGGAACGCGGTAGCTACCGCAATCAGTTCCTCGCCACCGATGCCGCAGTTCCAGTGCGGGCGTTGCCGCAGGATCGCCCCAGCCTGCACGGCCCGCAGACCGCACGGGTGGTTGGCGTCGCCGATGCAGCACTGAGCCCCAATCGCGAGCATCAGGTGCGTATCCAGTTCAACTGGCAGCGCGGCAGGGTGCCAAATCCTGGCGGCATAACGGACACCGGCAGCAGCCAGCCCGGGCACGCACCCGGCGATCACAGCAGTGGCAGCTGGGTGCCGGTTGTTGAATGGGTAGCCGGACCCAACTGGGGGACCGCATTCCTGCCGCGCATCGGCAGCGAAGTGCTGGTGGAATTCCTGCACGGCGACATCGACCAACCACGCATCACCGGGCAGCTTTACAACGGTGAAGTCGCACCGCCGTTCGGCGGCGGCATCGATGCGCAGGCACAGCACCCCGGTGTGCTCAGCGGCCTGCATACGCAAGCACACGATGGCAGCGGTACCCAGCAATGGGTGATGGACGACACGCCCGGTCAGCTGCGCACGCGTCTGCATAGCTCATTGGCGGACAGTCGTTTGGAACTGGGCTATCTGATCCAACACCAGAACAAGGCACGCGGCGCACTGCGCGGCGAAGGCTTCGAACTTGCAACGCAGGGCTGGGGCAATGTGCATGCGGGTGAAGGTATGCTGCTGTCGGCCAGTGCCCAGCAAGGCGCCGCATCCACCGTGATGGACAACGCTGAAGTCGTCGCCCAGCTCAAAGGCGCCGAACGCAGCCTGGAGCAGATGCAGCAGACCCTGCAGCAACAACAGGTTCCCGGACTAACGGCATGGCAGAGCACCGGCCTGTTACGCGAGCTGGCGGATCCACGCGCCGAGGGTCGCTTTGAGGCTGAGGTCAACGGCCAATCGCAGTTCAAACCCAGCGATGGCCGTAAGCCTGGCGATGAACCGGTTGAGCGCTTCGCCAAACCAATACTGTTGGCCGAAGCACCCAATCACATCGCCTGGACCACACCGGCAAGCGCAATCGCGTACGCCGGCCAGAACCTGCAAATCACCGTACAACAGGACCTGCATGTCAGCAGCGGCCAAACCCTCGCCACCGTCTCTGGCGGAGAGGTTTCATTGTTCGCGCAATATGGGCCGGTACGGTTGATCGCGGCCAATGGCCCGGCGAGTCTGCAGGCGCACAACGGTGAGCTAGAAGTGCTCTCTGAGCAGGCACTCACCATCACCGCAACCGACAATCGCATTGAGGTGATCGCGAAGAACAAGGTGGCGCTGCAGGCCGGTAGCAGCGCAATCACCTTGGAGGGTGGTGATATCACCTTCAGCTGCCCTGGGGAGTTCAAGGTAAGGGCGGGGGATCATCCGTTCCTGGGCGGCAGCGATAGCCCTGTGGCGATGCCGGCATTGCCAATGCAGATTCTGGCACGCGGTCCATTTGAAATTCGTATCGCGCTCAAAAATGAGGCAGGAAAGACCATTGCCAAGCAGGCGATCCGCATCTTGCGAGCGGACGGAACCTATGAGGATGCCGTCACCGGCGCAGACGGCGTTACTTCAATCGTCGCCCGAAGTGACAAGCCTGAGAACCTGAAGATCGTCCTCGCTGACAACGAGATCTGGGAGGTAGATGACCCGGATGTCACCTCAATGGCTGGCCATGAGGAATGCTGCACGCGAGCAACACTTCAAATCGAGGGCGCTCAAGAATGA
- a CDS encoding serine hydrolase domain-containing protein, protein MAATALLLLAPCAMASAPAVAVTVQDIAPDVQARIAQVEQSLTTPIAIKGIPIQRMRLQERMAFHQVPAVSIAVINNGRLEWARAYGVLDTRQRLPATAASLFQAGSVSKPISAMAALRLVEQGKLLLDTDANTQLHSWQIPSNEFTRQSPVTLRKLLNHSAGMTVHGFYGYARGEQVPSLLQVLDGAPPANSAPVRVTTTPGSEWKYSGGGYSVVQLMMIEAVKQPFPALLQALVLDPLEMHDSTFALTLPPAWQTRAATAYHGDGEAVAGNWHVYPESAAAALWTTPTDLAKVVIDIQHSQGLSSGKVLSNATTTTMLQPILGDYGLGLFIDKAGDGIRFGHSGGTDGFRTQVYGHTGTGQGVVVMTNSDNGAGLIDEILASVAAVYDWPDLKPIEKAAAAPNAVTNAAVAGEYKMMDTPVHIIAEGNRLYFQNDLFGAARMELFAQSNGAFFMTASDMTIDFHRQGSSKASGFSLLRSGSTYEGTRQE, encoded by the coding sequence ATGGCGGCTACCGCACTGCTGTTGCTCGCACCCTGCGCGATGGCCAGCGCGCCCGCTGTCGCGGTGACGGTGCAGGACATTGCCCCCGATGTTCAGGCCCGTATCGCCCAGGTGGAACAAAGCCTGACCACACCGATAGCCATCAAGGGCATCCCGATCCAGCGCATGCGGTTGCAGGAGCGCATGGCGTTCCATCAGGTGCCTGCGGTCAGCATTGCCGTCATCAACAACGGGCGCCTTGAATGGGCCCGCGCCTATGGCGTACTCGATACCCGCCAGCGCTTACCTGCAACGGCCGCCAGCCTGTTCCAGGCCGGATCGGTCAGCAAACCGATCAGCGCAATGGCGGCGTTGCGGCTGGTCGAACAGGGCAAGCTGTTGCTCGACACCGATGCCAACACGCAGCTCCACAGCTGGCAGATACCCAGCAACGAATTCACCCGGCAAAGCCCGGTCACGCTGCGCAAGCTGCTCAACCACAGCGCAGGCATGACCGTGCATGGCTTTTACGGCTATGCCCGCGGCGAGCAGGTCCCTTCACTGCTGCAGGTACTGGATGGCGCGCCGCCGGCCAACTCGGCGCCGGTGCGGGTAACAACCACACCGGGCAGCGAATGGAAGTATTCCGGTGGCGGCTACAGCGTCGTGCAACTGATGATGATCGAAGCCGTCAAGCAGCCATTCCCCGCGTTGCTGCAGGCATTGGTGCTGGACCCGCTTGAAATGCACGACAGCACCTTCGCGCTGACCCTGCCCCCTGCATGGCAGACGCGGGCGGCCACCGCATACCACGGTGACGGCGAAGCGGTTGCCGGCAACTGGCATGTCTACCCCGAATCCGCAGCGGCCGCGCTATGGACCACGCCTACCGACCTGGCCAAGGTTGTGATTGATATCCAGCATTCGCAGGGGCTTTCATCCGGAAAAGTACTGTCCAACGCCACGACCACCACCATGCTTCAGCCCATTCTGGGCGACTACGGGCTGGGACTGTTCATCGACAAGGCAGGCGACGGCATCCGCTTCGGCCACTCTGGTGGCACCGATGGCTTCCGCACGCAGGTGTATGGCCATACCGGCACTGGCCAAGGCGTTGTGGTGATGACCAACAGCGACAACGGCGCGGGGTTGATCGACGAGATCCTGGCCAGCGTTGCCGCCGTTTACGACTGGCCGGACCTCAAACCGATCGAAAAGGCTGCAGCTGCTCCCAATGCAGTCACCAATGCGGCCGTCGCTGGCGAATACAAGATGATGGACACGCCCGTGCACATCATCGCCGAGGGCAACCGCCTGTACTTCCAGAACGATTTGTTCGGCGCCGCGCGCATGGAACTGTTCGCGCAATCGAACGGCGCGTTCTTCATGACGGCCAGCGATATGACCATCGACTTCCACCGGCAAGGCAGCAGCAAGGCTAGCGGCTTTTCGCTGCTGCGTTCTGGCAGCACCTATGAGGGAACAAGGCAGGAATAG
- a CDS encoding serine hydrolase domain-containing protein — protein sequence MPAIIGSILQKARLSSKAACLVLAGLSTYQVRASANDVVEQRIDEIMQEAARKDAFNGNVLVAVNNEVVYSHSFGFTDAAGTKKLDSSYRFNIGSITKEFSSVAILQLQEEGKLNLEDPVSTYLPEFSPWADRVAVKYLLNYTSGIPNVHWKKVRGDKDIYDGLRGIQTLDFDPGSSYDYNNNNIFVRQLIVERLTGRPYKAYVAEEIFRRCDMPGAAITPIVVGSDIASGFKENLVADKPELPITGGSYLSTTDLLNWSRCLNSGNLLNAVSLAALADRYDSADSQSSLGQVEYQDGRLSRHVHDGRSGSYESLLISSGGLTIVLLGNSYRGKLFELADAIEASLM from the coding sequence ATGCCAGCGATCATCGGCAGCATATTGCAAAAGGCGCGGCTATCATCGAAGGCCGCTTGCCTTGTGCTTGCAGGTTTGTCCACATATCAGGTGCGCGCGTCTGCCAACGATGTGGTGGAGCAGCGCATTGATGAAATCATGCAAGAAGCGGCACGCAAGGACGCCTTCAATGGCAACGTGCTGGTTGCAGTCAACAATGAGGTGGTTTACAGCCATTCGTTTGGTTTTACCGATGCGGCCGGCACCAAAAAGCTTGACTCAAGTTATCGCTTCAACATTGGTTCCATCACCAAGGAATTTAGTTCGGTTGCAATTCTGCAGTTGCAAGAAGAAGGGAAACTCAACCTTGAAGATCCCGTCTCAACATACCTCCCCGAGTTCTCGCCCTGGGCTGACAGGGTGGCAGTGAAGTATCTGCTCAACTATACGAGCGGAATTCCGAATGTTCACTGGAAGAAAGTTCGCGGAGACAAAGATATCTACGATGGTTTGCGTGGAATCCAGACTCTCGATTTCGATCCTGGCTCGAGTTATGACTACAACAACAATAATATTTTTGTCCGGCAGTTGATCGTCGAAAGGCTGACTGGCCGGCCATACAAAGCATACGTTGCGGAGGAAATCTTCCGACGGTGCGACATGCCCGGAGCTGCCATAACACCAATAGTTGTGGGAAGTGATATCGCTTCAGGATTCAAGGAAAACCTGGTCGCAGATAAACCTGAGCTCCCAATAACCGGCGGCAGCTATCTCTCAACGACGGATCTGCTGAATTGGTCCAGATGTTTGAATTCAGGCAACCTTCTGAACGCTGTATCACTAGCTGCATTAGCAGATAGATACGACTCTGCAGACTCCCAGTCTTCGCTTGGGCAGGTGGAATATCAGGACGGAAGGTTGAGCCGGCATGTTCATGACGGGCGATCAGGAAGCTACGAGTCACTGTTGATTTCGAGCGGAGGTTTGACAATCGTTCTATTAGGCAACAGTTACAGGGGTAAATTGTTCGAACTGGCGGATGCGATTGAGGCAAGTCTGATGTAA
- a CDS encoding nuclear transport factor 2 family protein, which translates to MSITRSQPAAAGAISLPARLVRWFAVVSLALLFGGLAHAEPVSDEREISAVIQDYLHGSSYNQRDRLSRAFHPDARLYLSQGTDGMREVGIAEYTSWFGKEPGLFNGRVGRLLGIQVDGNIATAKAEILVSKDQARFVDLFLLKKLEGRWLIISKTATRETAPAHGRQVVLAVSNVDTMPGTRLSAGNSFLELVGAYAGFREAGYGVQFVSPEGGAVPLAYIDTSNPEHKAGIYDADLMWALANTRRPDEVTASDYSALMYIGGSAAMYGVAEHPGMQWLAVRIYEQRGGIVSAVCHGSAGLVNLTLSDGSALVSGKRVTGYPDAYEDKSAAYYKTYPFSIEQRLRGSKARFSHGARGASHVEVDGRLITGMNWESTRGVVAAIIQRLEAESAALQNAAQAGG; encoded by the coding sequence ATGTCAATAACGCGTTCCCAGCCGGCCGCTGCCGGCGCGATATCACTGCCAGCACGTCTTGTCAGATGGTTCGCCGTGGTCAGCCTTGCGCTGTTGTTCGGCGGGCTGGCGCATGCCGAACCGGTTTCGGATGAGCGGGAGATCTCCGCGGTCATCCAGGACTATCTGCATGGCAGTTCGTACAACCAGCGCGATCGGCTCAGCCGGGCCTTCCATCCCGATGCGCGGCTATACCTGAGCCAGGGCACCGACGGCATGCGCGAGGTGGGCATCGCCGAGTACACCAGCTGGTTCGGCAAGGAGCCGGGGCTGTTCAACGGCCGCGTCGGTCGCCTGCTCGGTATCCAGGTCGACGGCAATATCGCCACGGCCAAGGCGGAGATTCTGGTCAGCAAGGATCAGGCGCGCTTCGTCGATCTGTTCCTGCTGAAGAAGCTGGAAGGGCGCTGGCTGATCATCAGCAAGACAGCCACCCGCGAAACCGCGCCCGCCCATGGCCGCCAGGTGGTGCTGGCGGTGTCCAACGTGGACACCATGCCCGGCACCCGCCTGAGCGCCGGCAACAGTTTCCTGGAGCTGGTGGGCGCCTATGCCGGTTTCCGCGAGGCCGGCTACGGCGTGCAGTTCGTAAGCCCCGAAGGCGGAGCCGTGCCGCTGGCCTACATCGACACCAGCAACCCCGAGCACAAAGCCGGCATCTACGATGCCGATCTGATGTGGGCGCTGGCCAACACGCGCCGGCCCGACGAGGTGACGGCCAGCGACTATTCCGCGCTGATGTACATCGGCGGCAGTGCCGCGATGTACGGCGTTGCCGAGCACCCCGGTATGCAATGGCTGGCGGTGCGCATTTACGAGCAACGGGGCGGCATTGTCTCGGCGGTGTGCCACGGCAGTGCAGGGCTGGTGAACCTGACCCTGTCAGACGGCTCCGCGCTGGTCAGCGGCAAGCGTGTCACCGGCTATCCAGATGCCTACGAGGACAAGAGCGCGGCTTATTACAAGACCTACCCGTTCTCGATCGAACAGCGCCTGCGCGGCAGCAAAGCTCGGTTCAGTCATGGCGCGCGGGGCGCATCGCATGTGGAAGTTGATGGCCGGCTGATCACCGGCATGAACTGGGAATCCACCCGTGGCGTGGTGGCAGCGATCATTCAGCGCTTGGAGGCTGAGAGTGCTGCGCTACAAAATGCTGCGCAAGCGGGTGGTTGA
- a CDS encoding VOC family protein: protein MTVKRMDNIGIVVENLDAAIEFFSELGLSLEGRMPIEGEWAGRVTGVRDQRVEIAMMRTPDGHSRLELSRFKAPAIASDHRTAPVNSLGYLRVMFTVENLDDTLERLKKLAASVVDEVVNYENTYRLCYIRGVEGILIGLAQELGPSAPH, encoded by the coding sequence ATGACGGTCAAACGCATGGACAACATCGGCATCGTTGTGGAGAACCTGGACGCCGCCATTGAATTTTTCAGCGAGCTCGGTCTCAGCCTCGAAGGCCGCATGCCGATCGAAGGCGAGTGGGCGGGCCGTGTTACTGGCGTGCGTGATCAGCGTGTCGAGATTGCGATGATGCGCACACCCGACGGCCACAGCCGGCTGGAGCTCTCACGCTTCAAAGCCCCGGCCATCGCCTCCGATCACCGCACAGCACCGGTGAACTCGTTGGGCTACCTGCGCGTCATGTTTACCGTGGAGAACCTTGACGACACTTTGGAGCGGCTCAAGAAACTGGCTGCGTCCGTGGTCGATGAAGTGGTCAACTACGAGAATACCTATCGGCTCTGTTACATCCGCGGTGTCGAGGGAATACTGATCGGGCTGGCCCAGGAGCTGGGACCATCGGCTCCTCACTGA
- a CDS encoding AraC family transcriptional regulator codes for MLTSYLLFFFAGLGVFNGAALSVYLLCRKPVRPAQRWLAALVLMLSLRTGKSVLVFFWPDVSKLVLQVGLTACFFIGVCLIGFVRAWLDPDGRQTRNDAVIALGMLVLATAFGAAWPYTENVSLWAGPVWASIQLIWLACLLVATLLFLRGGKQGRADTAPGALSRSHVLSVIVGVGVIWLAYATSGLTSYIVGALSFSLVLYLSISVALARRRPAPVAEPYRDRKIAPSEAEGTLRTLHTLMADEGLYKDAGLTLAKLAKRLNIPTARLSQLLNDNLKTAFKPYLAQVRIEAAKQLLRAQASASMDDVAEASGFLSTSSFYSSFKKVEGTTPAAWRQAQSRLVAGS; via the coding sequence ATGCTGACCTCCTACCTGCTGTTCTTCTTCGCCGGCCTGGGCGTCTTCAACGGTGCGGCGTTGTCGGTCTACCTGCTATGCCGAAAGCCCGTCAGGCCGGCCCAGCGTTGGCTGGCAGCCTTGGTGCTGATGTTGAGCCTGCGTACTGGCAAGTCCGTGCTGGTCTTCTTCTGGCCCGATGTCTCCAAGCTGGTTCTGCAGGTCGGTTTGACCGCCTGTTTCTTCATCGGCGTCTGCCTGATCGGTTTCGTGCGGGCCTGGCTTGATCCCGATGGCCGGCAAACCCGGAACGATGCGGTTATCGCCTTGGGCATGCTGGTGCTGGCAACTGCCTTTGGTGCCGCCTGGCCCTATACCGAGAACGTCAGCCTGTGGGCTGGGCCAGTGTGGGCCTCCATTCAATTGATTTGGTTGGCATGCCTGCTGGTGGCAACGCTGCTGTTCCTGCGCGGCGGCAAGCAAGGTCGCGCCGATACGGCACCCGGTGCGCTGAGCCGAAGCCATGTGCTCTCGGTGATCGTGGGCGTGGGGGTGATCTGGTTGGCCTATGCCACCTCCGGCTTGACGTCGTACATCGTCGGCGCGCTGTCGTTTTCACTGGTGTTGTACCTGAGCATCAGCGTTGCGCTTGCCCGGCGTAGGCCTGCTCCGGTCGCCGAGCCTTACCGTGACCGCAAGATCGCGCCTAGCGAAGCCGAGGGAACGCTGCGCACCCTACACACGCTGATGGCCGACGAGGGCCTGTACAAGGATGCTGGCCTGACCTTGGCCAAGCTGGCCAAGCGGCTCAACATACCCACGGCTCGGCTGTCGCAGCTGCTCAACGACAACCTCAAGACCGCCTTCAAGCCCTACCTGGCGCAGGTCAGGATCGAGGCCGCCAAGCAGTTGCTGCGTGCACAGGCGTCGGCATCGATGGACGATGTGGCGGAGGCGTCCGGCTTCCTGTCCACCTCCAGCTTCTACAGCAGCTTCAAGAAGGTGGAAGGGACGACCCCCGCGGCGTGGCGGCAGGCCCAGTCGCGCTTGGTGGCGGGCTCCTGA
- a CDS encoding DUF885 domain-containing protein, whose protein sequence is MPTLNAPFVLPVLRAAALATVLMSTTSVAHAQPPSASTPAPTSFNALLDAQTLTAINADPELRTMLGISGDGLDALSSQLTDVSLERRALNRRFLSDNLAAIEHWNGAPLDSQQRLSDGLARWFYQAQIDLMAVPWAASWLPVGGSTYAVDQLFSLPVNLPQFMDNQHAVSDEAGALSYIARLQAMGNKLDQVRANLDMQAGQGVVPPEVALQGAADQFVTLLTPAPKDSLWVQSLQRKLDKVPALSSTRRSELIAQATAAVQSSVNPGYRRLLADVQALQARHLGNKGVWALPQGKAYYDAALRWYTSTDLDADAIHTIGLEEVARLDKAMDARLVELGLREGSVSERIQQLRQDPRYLYADSDAGRQQLLGDIRQRLADLQPILPAWFGRVPTQPLVVEPIPAHMQKTSPGGYYYPPAMDGSRPGTFFINLGDSESNTRWSVPTLTYHEAAPGHHFQISIGQTLTNLPLLRRSLNPSAFSEGWALYAEQLMAEAGVYKQDPASDLGRLQAEMFRSVRLVVDTGLHRKRWTPEQAADYMQRTTGMKPADVRVEINRYLVQPGQASSYKMGQLRLLELREHARTALGDRFDIRAFHDLILGNGAMPMTVVTQAVDAWIAGGGGEPKR, encoded by the coding sequence GTGCCGACACTCAATGCTCCCTTCGTCCTGCCTGTGCTGCGTGCCGCAGCGCTGGCCACGGTGCTGATGAGCACGACGTCCGTCGCCCATGCGCAGCCGCCCAGTGCCAGCACGCCCGCGCCAACCTCGTTCAATGCGCTGCTGGATGCGCAGACCCTGACTGCCATCAATGCCGATCCCGAACTGCGCACGATGCTCGGCATCAGCGGCGATGGCTTGGACGCGCTGTCCAGCCAACTAACCGATGTCTCGCTGGAGCGGCGCGCGCTCAATCGCCGTTTTCTATCCGACAATCTCGCCGCGATCGAACACTGGAATGGCGCGCCGCTGGATTCACAGCAACGCCTGAGCGACGGCCTGGCGCGCTGGTTCTACCAGGCGCAGATCGACCTGATGGCGGTGCCGTGGGCGGCGTCATGGTTGCCGGTGGGTGGCAGTACGTATGCGGTGGACCAGTTGTTCAGCCTGCCGGTGAACCTGCCGCAGTTCATGGACAACCAGCACGCGGTAAGCGATGAAGCCGGCGCTTTGAGTTACATCGCCCGTCTGCAGGCGATGGGCAACAAGCTGGATCAGGTCCGCGCCAATCTTGATATGCAGGCAGGCCAGGGCGTGGTGCCGCCGGAGGTGGCATTGCAGGGTGCGGCCGATCAATTCGTCACGCTGCTCACGCCTGCACCGAAGGACAGCCTGTGGGTGCAATCGCTGCAGCGCAAACTCGACAAAGTGCCGGCACTATCTTCCACGCGGCGCAGCGAATTGATCGCGCAGGCAACGGCTGCGGTGCAGAGTTCCGTCAATCCCGGTTATCGGCGCCTGCTTGCCGACGTGCAGGCGTTGCAGGCGCGTCATCTGGGCAACAAAGGTGTGTGGGCGCTGCCGCAGGGCAAGGCCTATTACGACGCAGCGCTGCGTTGGTATACCAGCACCGATCTGGATGCCGATGCCATCCACACGATTGGGCTGGAAGAGGTAGCGCGGCTGGACAAGGCGATGGATGCGCGGCTTGTCGAACTGGGACTGCGCGAAGGCAGCGTGTCCGAGCGTATCCAGCAGCTGCGTCAGGATCCGCGTTACCTCTATGCTGACAGCGACGCCGGCCGGCAGCAGTTGCTGGGCGATATCCGCCAGCGCCTGGCTGACCTGCAGCCCATCCTGCCAGCGTGGTTCGGGCGCGTACCCACGCAACCGTTGGTGGTGGAGCCGATACCTGCTCACATGCAGAAGACCTCGCCGGGCGGTTACTACTATCCGCCGGCGATGGACGGTTCGCGGCCGGGCACGTTCTTCATCAATCTGGGGGACAGCGAATCCAATACGCGCTGGAGCGTGCCCACGCTGACCTACCACGAGGCGGCGCCGGGTCACCATTTCCAGATCTCCATCGGCCAGACCCTGACCAACCTGCCGCTGCTGCGCCGCAGCCTCAATCCAAGTGCCTTCAGCGAAGGCTGGGCACTGTATGCCGAGCAGCTGATGGCCGAGGCGGGCGTGTACAAGCAGGACCCGGCCAGCGACCTGGGCCGGCTGCAGGCGGAGATGTTCCGCTCGGTGCGGCTGGTGGTGGACACCGGCCTGCATCGCAAGCGCTGGACACCGGAGCAGGCGGCGGACTACATGCAGCGGACCACCGGCATGAAGCCGGCTGACGTGCGGGTGGAGATCAACCGCTACCTGGTGCAACCGGGGCAGGCCTCGTCCTACAAGATGGGCCAACTGCGCTTGCTTGAACTTCGCGAGCATGCCCGCACGGCCCTGGGCGACAGGTTCGACATCCGCGCCTTCCACGACCTGATCCTCGGCAACGGCGCGATGCCGATGACGGTGGTGACCCAAGCTGTGGATGCATGGATCGCAGGTGGCGGTGGCGAGCCCAAGCGTTAG
- a CDS encoding restriction endonuclease has translation MGRRRRQSGLDVLASMPWPVGIAAGIVGFAAVGYGVPWWLSRKGGMLAQGLTGQPGSMFMILAGMLLGLCWIAALKSYLAARKRRRFLDTRTNLDSLAAGGWRQFEQLVGEAFRRQGYAVEETGLGGPDGGIDLILRKDGRRTLVQCKQWKRQQVGVSVVREMAGLLTHHQAHAVKIACIGGFTPDAEAFAHGKPIELIGGEQLLEMIQMVKAADISPLATNQRKEPTVPTCADSEPKAPPCPRCGGALVQRMNSRTGQRFLGCSSFPRCRGTEGL, from the coding sequence ATGGGACGTAGAAGACGTCAAAGCGGATTGGATGTTTTGGCCTCAATGCCGTGGCCGGTAGGCATTGCTGCTGGCATCGTCGGCTTTGCAGCGGTTGGCTATGGCGTTCCGTGGTGGCTGTCGCGCAAAGGCGGGATGTTGGCACAGGGACTTACCGGACAACCCGGCTCGATGTTCATGATATTGGCTGGGATGCTGCTCGGCCTGTGCTGGATAGCGGCGCTGAAGTCCTATCTGGCCGCTCGTAAACGCCGCCGCTTCCTGGATACGCGCACAAACCTGGACAGCCTTGCCGCCGGCGGTTGGCGCCAATTTGAGCAACTTGTTGGAGAGGCATTCCGGCGCCAAGGCTACGCCGTTGAAGAAACCGGTTTGGGCGGCCCCGACGGCGGCATAGACCTTATTCTTCGAAAAGACGGTCGCCGTACTCTTGTCCAATGTAAACAATGGAAACGCCAACAAGTAGGCGTAAGCGTGGTGCGCGAAATGGCCGGGCTACTAACCCACCATCAAGCCCACGCGGTCAAGATCGCCTGCATCGGCGGCTTCACTCCGGATGCGGAGGCGTTCGCACATGGAAAGCCTATCGAACTGATCGGCGGAGAGCAGTTGCTGGAAATGATCCAGATGGTGAAAGCCGCGGACATTTCTCCCTTGGCGACAAATCAGCGCAAGGAGCCGACGGTGCCGACATGCGCTGATTCGGAACCCAAAGCCCCTCCCTGCCCGCGCTGTGGTGGCGCATTGGTGCAGCGGATGAACAGTCGCACTGGGCAGCGCTTCTTGGGCTGCAGCAGTTTTCCGAGATGCAGAGGTACGGAGGGACTCTAA